The following are from one region of the Bacillus thuringiensis genome:
- a CDS encoding fascin domain-containing protein, with protein sequence MKRFITRARGNTVSKNLVLMVLSMVLMIFMITPSNDVSAANLSKAATLKGVNLFNGSWTVAIQAANLQYVSAEPLGNVTANRNAVNEWEKFELIPTGELYTYALKAKSNGKYVSFEPNGRVVADRTSIGAWEKFILYNGGDNRIYVLQALSNGRYISANGGRELTATSYVAGSWERFVIVYF encoded by the coding sequence ATGAAAAGGTTTATAACACGTGCAAGAGGTAATACAGTCTCAAAAAATTTAGTTTTAATGGTGTTGTCGATGGTTTTAATGATATTTATGATTACACCATCCAATGATGTATCTGCAGCCAACCTATCAAAAGCAGCTACATTAAAAGGCGTGAATTTATTTAATGGAAGTTGGACAGTTGCTATACAGGCAGCAAATTTACAATATGTTTCTGCTGAGCCTTTGGGAAATGTAACAGCAAATCGTAATGCAGTTAATGAATGGGAGAAATTCGAATTAATTCCGACTGGAGAATTATATACGTACGCTTTAAAAGCCAAAAGTAATGGGAAGTATGTTTCGTTTGAGCCAAATGGTAGAGTAGTAGCAGATCGTACATCAATTGGGGCATGGGAAAAGTTTATCTTATATAATGGTGGAGACAATAGGATATATGTATTACAAGCACTCAGTAATGGCAGGTATATATCAGCAAATGGTGGTAGAGAATTAACAGCTACTAGTTATGTAGCTGGAAGCTGGGAACGATTTGTTATTGTATACTTCTAA
- the lepB gene encoding signal peptidase I gives MKENVGNEIYSWIKSLALALIIAFIVRQFLFSPMNVIGESMLPTFENKDKVMVSKLSYLQRFDIVVFDAPDANEYYIKRVIGLPGDSIEMKDEVLYINGKEIEQPYLEGIKGDNNSSGMRTGDFTLQELTGETKVPEGSLFVLGDNRIISKDSRSFGFVSKESIIGEVKFQYYPLERIGIPK, from the coding sequence ATGAAAGAGAATGTGGGAAATGAGATCTATTCTTGGATTAAATCATTAGCATTGGCATTAATCATAGCTTTTATTGTGCGTCAATTTTTATTCTCGCCTATGAATGTAATTGGAGAATCAATGTTACCTACTTTTGAAAATAAAGATAAAGTTATGGTAAGTAAATTATCATATTTACAACGATTTGATATTGTAGTATTCGACGCACCGGATGCAAATGAGTATTATATTAAAAGGGTTATTGGTCTACCTGGGGATAGTATTGAAATGAAAGACGAAGTACTATATATTAATGGAAAAGAAATAGAACAACCTTATTTGGAGGGAATTAAGGGAGATAATAATTCATCTGGTATGCGTACAGGTGACTTCACCCTACAAGAATTAACTGGTGAAACAAAAGTACCTGAAGGATCATTATTTGTATTAGGGGATAATCGTATAATTAGTAAGGATAGTCGTTCTTTTGGATTTGTTTCTAAGGAATCCATTATAGGAGAAGTTAAATTTCAATATTACCCATTGGAGAGAATAGGTATACCAAAATAA
- a CDS encoding tetratricopeptide repeat protein: MMVSAKGNNEITKLLSDWYVEIRSRRIGNAHQLKEIIDSKMHNIEEDQDLLLYYSLLDFRYQFVIDNLSVSKSSFDKVEAFDMPTDNFLAYYYHFFKGIHASTIGEYQIAKESYEKAEKLLDCIPDELEKAEFYYKVGAFHYDIYQGLLSYKKVSEAREIFAQHAGYEINVAFCDNLIGLACTHLREWELAEEYFTKAMDMFQKIDEEQFILMVRQNLGLMYATQNLSPLAIRYLSEVNQKMPNNYKALFIEAREHMKEGNHSVAKDLIAKGYSVCQEIENIEYLHHFKILDAMNGGFPAEALEMTVLKGVSYFKEQELFEFIKEYEEYLATAFYKENNHIKASHYFYSCSQAGKKVIEKEALK, translated from the coding sequence ATGATGGTTTCAGCTAAGGGGAATAATGAAATTACAAAGCTATTAAGCGATTGGTATGTTGAAATCCGCTCAAGGCGTATAGGTAATGCACATCAATTAAAAGAAATAATTGATTCTAAGATGCATAATATTGAAGAGGATCAAGATTTATTACTCTACTACTCACTACTAGATTTTAGATACCAATTTGTAATTGATAATTTAAGCGTTTCAAAAAGCAGTTTTGACAAAGTTGAGGCTTTTGATATGCCTACAGATAATTTCTTAGCTTATTATTATCACTTTTTCAAAGGGATTCATGCCTCTACTATTGGCGAATATCAAATCGCAAAGGAGAGTTATGAAAAAGCAGAAAAACTTTTAGACTGCATTCCTGATGAATTGGAAAAAGCGGAATTTTATTATAAAGTTGGAGCTTTCCATTATGACATATATCAAGGGCTATTATCTTATAAAAAAGTATCAGAGGCAAGAGAAATCTTTGCTCAACATGCTGGGTATGAGATCAATGTAGCATTCTGTGATAATCTTATAGGCTTAGCTTGTACTCATTTGAGAGAATGGGAGCTCGCTGAAGAATATTTCACGAAAGCAATGGATATGTTCCAAAAAATAGACGAAGAACAATTTATTTTAATGGTGCGTCAAAATTTAGGGTTAATGTATGCTACTCAAAATCTTTCGCCATTAGCCATTAGATATCTTTCAGAAGTAAATCAAAAAATGCCTAACAATTATAAGGCTCTTTTTATTGAGGCAAGGGAACACATGAAGGAAGGAAATCACTCCGTTGCCAAAGATCTCATAGCAAAGGGATATTCCGTTTGTCAAGAGATTGAAAATATAGAGTATCTACACCATTTTAAAATATTAGATGCAATGAATGGAGGTTTTCCTGCCGAAGCACTTGAAATGACAGTGTTAAAAGGCGTATCATATTTTAAAGAGCAAGAACTTTTCGAATTCATTAAGGAATACGAAGAATATCTTGCTACTGCATTTTATAAAGAGAATAACCATATTAAAGCAAGTCATTATTTCTATTCATGTTCTCAAGCAGGAAAAAAAGTTATTGAGAAGGAGGCATTAAAATGA
- a CDS encoding putative mucin/carbohydrate-binding domain-containing protein: MGNNSKHKTGKILAATATVTMLATGMISSSDVFAEQKEQQKNLSTSLQSEKSVKSENRIFTVPGKGDVEVLKQQERKSMAFSPYEPTGLYAKPNEKITINVEDNQDIQVYIGTYSYDASWREDSKIKSFTLKPGVNTIQSPNGGLIYFYNKQQGGSIRTTITTGGTTTPFFELGKHTKQDLINMLDQYPNAHAVELKGERVLITASPARVKKYLLGSNTDPVQLLKKMDEATRIQDKVAGLSEEQVDKHYVHYVEENHSPDYYMYATSYRTAYVGDAIQYVLDINKFITDGWGPWHEAGHLRQQSPWKFYNMTEVQNNIYSLSVEKAFNQPSNLEKSGIYPKAFQYLEQVNKNYDEISDVFVKLVMLWQLQLAYGEDFYPKLHQLYRDMPSSELPQTDENKKQLFMISASKVAKQNLIPFFEKWGLRPNNDTIQKVAALGYPILTAEIWKGTDSNPIKPDMPNVNNILEGNQFAWSLKGISDFEFAKINFNKSTEEMQIDLKAGVPHHYFNETYASIKVQNASGKVMYNKDIYGNKQQNAESQKVPVKVGDYIELTHLEGVHRATLTNVGNSKQESFGKKVIYQVTKEGLKKVEKMPEATILDGNQFAWSLKGISDFEFAKINFNKTTEEMQIDLKAGVPHHYFNETYASIKVQNASGKVVYNKDIYGNKQQNAESQKVPVKVGDYIELTHLEGVHRATLTNVGNSKQESFGKEAMYEVTKEGLKKVEKMPETTVLDGNHFGWSLKGYSDREIAKVDYNRTTEKMQVNLEAGVPHSYFNNTYASITVKNSTGSVVYNKDIVGNRQQTAESQTVPVKVGDYIEFTHIEGEAVKEKTRATLINFENNKQEYIGKKRIYQVTSTGLNKID; encoded by the coding sequence ATGGGGAATAATTCAAAACATAAAACTGGAAAAATACTTGCAGCTACTGCTACAGTAACTATGCTTGCCACTGGAATGATTTCTTCATCAGATGTCTTTGCGGAGCAAAAGGAGCAGCAAAAAAATTTATCGACATCACTGCAAAGTGAAAAATCAGTTAAATCAGAAAATAGAATATTTACAGTCCCAGGAAAAGGGGATGTTGAGGTACTGAAACAACAGGAAAGAAAAAGTATGGCATTTAGTCCATATGAACCAACTGGTTTATATGCAAAGCCAAATGAAAAAATAACGATTAATGTAGAAGATAATCAAGATATTCAGGTATATATTGGAACGTATTCGTATGATGCTTCTTGGAGAGAAGATTCTAAGATAAAATCATTTACATTAAAACCTGGTGTAAACACAATCCAATCTCCAAATGGGGGGCTGATTTATTTTTATAATAAACAGCAAGGTGGTAGCATTCGAACAACAATTACAACAGGTGGAACGACTACGCCTTTCTTTGAACTAGGAAAGCATACGAAACAAGATTTAATAAACATGCTGGACCAGTATCCTAATGCACATGCAGTAGAGTTAAAAGGAGAACGTGTATTAATTACGGCTAGCCCTGCACGTGTTAAGAAATATTTGTTGGGTTCTAATACAGATCCTGTACAACTCTTAAAAAAGATGGATGAAGCTACTCGAATTCAAGACAAAGTAGCTGGATTATCCGAAGAACAAGTAGATAAACATTATGTTCATTACGTAGAAGAAAATCATTCTCCTGATTATTATATGTATGCAACTTCTTATCGAACCGCATATGTAGGAGATGCAATCCAATACGTGTTAGATATTAATAAATTTATAACAGATGGCTGGGGCCCTTGGCATGAGGCAGGACATTTGAGACAACAATCGCCCTGGAAGTTTTATAATATGACAGAAGTACAAAATAATATATACAGCCTTTCTGTAGAAAAAGCATTTAATCAACCATCCAACTTAGAGAAAAGTGGAATTTATCCAAAAGCATTTCAATATCTAGAGCAAGTGAATAAAAATTATGATGAAATTAGCGATGTTTTTGTAAAGCTTGTTATGCTTTGGCAACTACAGTTAGCGTATGGAGAGGATTTCTATCCTAAATTACATCAATTGTATAGAGACATGCCTTCAAGTGAACTTCCACAAACTGATGAAAATAAAAAACAACTATTTATGATTTCAGCATCAAAAGTAGCCAAACAAAATTTAATTCCTTTCTTTGAGAAGTGGGGATTACGTCCAAATAACGATACAATTCAAAAAGTAGCTGCATTAGGATATCCGATTTTAACAGCAGAGATTTGGAAGGGTACGGATTCTAATCCAATTAAACCAGATATGCCTAATGTAAATAATATTTTAGAAGGAAACCAGTTTGCATGGTCACTAAAAGGAATTAGTGATTTCGAGTTTGCAAAAATCAATTTCAATAAATCAACAGAAGAAATGCAAATTGATTTAAAAGCAGGCGTACCACATCATTATTTTAATGAAACATATGCGAGTATTAAAGTACAAAATGCATCAGGTAAAGTAATGTACAATAAAGACATTTATGGGAACAAACAACAAAACGCTGAATCACAAAAGGTTCCAGTCAAAGTAGGAGATTATATTGAGCTGACACATTTAGAAGGTGTGCATAGAGCTACTTTAACAAATGTAGGCAACAGTAAACAAGAAAGCTTTGGAAAAAAAGTAATATACCAAGTTACAAAGGAAGGTCTGAAGAAAGTTGAAAAAATGCCAGAAGCAACAATTTTAGATGGAAATCAATTTGCATGGTCACTAAAAGGAATTAGTGATTTCGAGTTTGCAAAAATCAATTTCAATAAAACGACAGAAGAAATGCAAATTGATTTAAAGGCAGGCGTACCACATCATTATTTTAATGAAACATATGCGAGTATTAAAGTGCAAAATGCATCAGGTAAAGTAGTATACAATAAAGACATTTATGGGAACAAACAACAAAATGCTGAATCACAAAAGGTTCCAGTCAAAGTAGGAGATTATATTGAGCTGACACATTTAGAAGGTGTGCATAGAGCTACTTTAACAAATGTAGGCAACAGTAAACAGGAAAGCTTTGGAAAAGAAGCAATGTATGAAGTCACAAAAGAAGGCTTGAAGAAAGTAGAAAAAATGCCAGAAACAACAGTTTTAGATGGAAATCATTTTGGTTGGTCTTTAAAAGGATATAGTGATAGAGAAATCGCAAAAGTAGATTATAATAGGACAACAGAGAAAATGCAGGTGAATTTAGAAGCAGGCGTACCACATTCTTACTTTAATAATACGTATGCAAGTATTACAGTAAAGAATTCAACTGGTAGTGTTGTATACAATAAGGATATAGTGGGAAATAGGCAACAAACTGCTGAAAGTCAAACCGTTCCGGTAAAAGTGGGAGATTACATTGAGTTTACCCATATAGAAGGGGAAGCAGTAAAGGAAAAGACACGCGCTACACTTATTAACTTTGAGAATAATAAACAAGAATATATAGGCAAAAAAAGAATCTATCAAGTTACTTCAACGGGATTAAACAAAATAGATTAA
- a CDS encoding ArsR/SmtB family transcription factor → MLTVISNNDLAKIREEDVDVLKVMAHPVRLKIISELIHHKMCNVTQLTEILKLPQSTVSQHLAKLRGIVLRAERKGLEMHYYIDNTKARQIVEILGL, encoded by the coding sequence ATGTTAACAGTAATATCTAATAATGATCTAGCTAAAATCCGTGAAGAAGATGTAGATGTATTGAAGGTAATGGCGCATCCGGTTCGATTAAAAATCATAAGTGAATTAATACATCATAAAATGTGCAATGTTACACAGTTAACAGAAATATTAAAACTTCCACAATCCACTGTTTCACAACACTTAGCAAAGTTAAGAGGAATTGTACTCCGTGCAGAAAGAAAAGGACTAGAGATGCATTATTATATTGATAATACTAAAGCTCGTCAGATTGTAGAAATTTTAGGGCTATAG
- a CDS encoding ABC transporter ATP-binding protein has product MGKLVELKNISKVYTNKNVLRDISLTIDEGEIIAILGGNGTGKSTILRIIAGLECPSSGKVIYPKKSIRVGYVPERFSKLLRFTPSEYLNYVGKIDGLSKEYLTKRIPYLLNRFQLKALNDQWIMNLSKGNIQKVGIIQAILQNPELLILDEPISGLDLHAQQELLTVLKELKEQGTTILLTYHESNIFESLVEKTYDLNNGLISKVNSVKIEQEKIKLLEVKQIDDSHVKQWHEVISMEKKDNNLLLYVHLKNSDVILSRVLQLKGSIDSVSTIDFDRKINNERDV; this is encoded by the coding sequence ATGGGGAAACTTGTTGAACTTAAGAATATTAGTAAAGTGTACACAAATAAAAACGTCCTACGTGATATTTCGCTGACAATCGATGAGGGGGAAATTATTGCAATTTTAGGGGGAAATGGTACTGGTAAAAGCACCATATTACGGATTATAGCCGGTCTAGAATGCCCCAGTTCAGGAAAAGTTATTTATCCTAAAAAAAGTATTAGGGTTGGATATGTACCAGAAAGATTCTCTAAACTTCTTCGTTTTACCCCAAGTGAATATTTAAATTATGTAGGGAAAATTGATGGCCTCTCTAAAGAGTATTTAACAAAAAGAATTCCTTATTTACTAAATCGTTTTCAACTTAAGGCATTAAATGATCAATGGATTATGAATTTGTCAAAAGGTAACATCCAAAAGGTGGGAATAATTCAGGCTATTTTGCAAAATCCTGAACTATTAATTTTAGACGAGCCTATTTCTGGTCTTGATTTACATGCACAGCAAGAGTTATTGACAGTACTAAAGGAATTAAAAGAACAGGGTACTACCATTTTATTGACATATCATGAATCTAATATTTTTGAGAGCTTAGTAGAAAAGACTTATGATTTAAATAATGGTCTTATTTCTAAGGTGAATTCTGTAAAAATAGAACAAGAAAAGATTAAGTTATTGGAGGTAAAACAAATAGATGATTCCCATGTTAAACAATGGCATGAAGTCATTTCTATGGAAAAGAAGGATAATAATTTGTTACTTTACGTTCATTTAAAAAATAGTGATGTCATACTATCAAGAGTCCTTCAATTAAAAGGAAGTATTGATAGTGTATCAACTATAGACTTCGATAGGAAGATTAATAATGAGCGAGATGTATGA
- a CDS encoding 4'-phosphopantetheinyl transferase family protein: MSQIHAIKVPEEMVDADYEKLVNCVSASKKEKLSRYFNKSDAYRSLLGDLLVRVFIWDNFLIPNNQITLSFNKYEKPVIDLGFPFSFNISHSKDWVVCIFDNQEVGVDIEQMDKVNLDLVKSYFSQTEYEDLIILPEPMRTKYFFNLWTLKESYIKCIGTGLNCPLNSFTIRINGSSISCMANDNILSPNLSFKLYHFDSSYSLAACANSILPDNVTVITFEELIGRI; encoded by the coding sequence ATGTCGCAAATTCATGCAATAAAGGTGCCAGAGGAAATGGTAGATGCCGATTATGAAAAATTGGTCAATTGTGTTTCAGCTAGTAAAAAAGAAAAATTAAGTAGATATTTTAATAAGAGCGATGCATATAGAAGTCTACTTGGTGATTTATTAGTTCGTGTATTTATATGGGATAACTTCCTTATTCCTAATAATCAAATTACGCTTTCCTTTAATAAATATGAAAAACCAGTAATCGATTTGGGTTTTCCGTTCTCATTTAATATATCCCATTCTAAAGACTGGGTAGTTTGTATATTTGATAATCAAGAAGTAGGAGTGGACATTGAACAAATGGATAAGGTAAACCTGGATCTTGTTAAAAGTTATTTTAGCCAAACTGAGTATGAAGATCTTATCATTTTGCCTGAACCAATGAGGACGAAGTACTTTTTCAATTTATGGACTTTAAAGGAAAGTTATATTAAATGTATTGGTACTGGATTAAACTGTCCATTAAATTCTTTTACGATACGGATAAATGGATCTTCTATCTCATGTATGGCAAATGATAATATTTTAAGTCCAAATTTATCATTTAAGTTATATCATTTTGATTCTAGTTATAGTTTGGCTGCTTGTGCAAATTCAATATTACCGGACAATGTAACTGTCATTACTTTCGAGGAACTTATTGGTAGAATCTAA
- a CDS encoding DUF1093 domain-containing protein has product MGTEQYYVHITNKGKVKGNQRFYTLSTYNKDGVEKKLHLGV; this is encoded by the coding sequence ATGGGAACAGAACAATACTATGTACATATAACAAACAAAGGTAAGGTAAAAGGTAACCAACGTTTCTATACTTTATCTACTTATAATAAGGATGGAGTAGAAAAAAAGTTACATTTGGGAGTGTAA
- a CDS encoding SepM family pheromone-processing serine protease, with translation MFKRFQFIYAILIGIILALLLVYVRLPYYVTKPGMAAKLDPYIQVFDGKKASGDFMVVTVAMKPANMVSLIAAQFNTYTHVLKTEEILQKSESDEEYRFRQRYAMKNSQNAAIYNAYKRANRTVSFENKGVLVTGVAKGMPSEGKLKLGDVIVAVDGKTFEKMEQFIEYMTGKKEGDAVNIEYKRNGKQLKENLNLKTIPNGNGRVGIGVSIVTERELVVDPKVKIDSHEIGGPSAGLMFTLEIYNQLVEDDLTKGHEIAGTGTINEKGEVGVIGGIQQKVVAASDAGAEVFFAPNEKGAEKSNYKDALEAAKDIKTKMKIVPVDTLDDALMYLEKMREKK, from the coding sequence ATGTTTAAGCGTTTTCAGTTTATATATGCAATTTTAATAGGTATTATATTAGCATTACTACTTGTTTATGTGCGTTTACCATATTATGTGACAAAGCCAGGTATGGCTGCGAAATTAGATCCATACATTCAAGTGTTTGATGGAAAGAAGGCGTCTGGTGATTTTATGGTTGTCACTGTCGCGATGAAACCTGCAAATATGGTAAGCTTAATAGCCGCACAGTTTAATACATATACACACGTTTTAAAAACGGAAGAAATTTTGCAAAAAAGTGAGAGTGATGAAGAATATCGATTCCGCCAAAGGTATGCAATGAAAAATTCACAAAATGCAGCAATTTATAATGCTTATAAACGTGCAAATCGCACTGTTTCTTTTGAAAATAAAGGTGTATTGGTTACTGGTGTAGCGAAAGGGATGCCGTCAGAAGGAAAGCTTAAACTTGGAGATGTCATCGTAGCTGTCGACGGAAAAACATTTGAAAAGATGGAGCAATTTATTGAATATATGACAGGGAAAAAAGAAGGAGATGCAGTAAATATTGAGTACAAGAGGAATGGAAAACAGTTAAAAGAAAATCTAAATTTAAAAACCATTCCGAATGGAAATGGACGTGTTGGTATAGGTGTATCTATCGTTACGGAAAGAGAATTAGTGGTAGATCCAAAAGTGAAGATTGATTCTCATGAAATAGGCGGACCATCGGCAGGCCTAATGTTTACATTAGAAATATATAATCAACTTGTGGAAGATGATTTAACAAAAGGACATGAAATAGCAGGAACAGGTACGATTAATGAAAAGGGAGAAGTTGGCGTGATTGGTGGTATTCAGCAAAAAGTGGTCGCTGCAAGTGATGCTGGTGCTGAAGTGTTCTTTGCACCAAATGAAAAAGGTGCGGAGAAATCGAATTATAAAGACGCACTTGAGGCTGCGAAAGATATTAAAACAAAAATGAAAATTGTACCAGTGGATACGCTGGATGATGCGTTAATGTATTTGGAAAAAATGCGTGAGAAAAAGTAA
- a CDS encoding Ger(x)C family spore germination protein codes for MIRKWIWVLICCVYIIGCSQRIPLEKVSLILLIGLDRTANGDIKVGTSIPLFHHKQQKSTIEHWTKASTVYTGFSKIDTKLTGFMTASKAEIILIGKKLAQEANWLQELDSSYRDPYATINAKVVLVDGPAEEIFKIYKPSKPSLSSYINGVIESSIQNNQSVSSTIQQLMREQNEDGMTQTVPIIKKTKNEIDTVGIAFLNRKGKYLTYIPKKDVKFFNLLNKSKSNGRMIIHLALPPKNSNKKTNTSIFVQNATRKVDVTFQNGKFVFNLDIYANVALIEKTNPNLIKGYYDNKKNIYHLKSAIQKEINNNLQNILNEIQQNKIDPIGLSLYARAFQYKEWKKVKGDWLQALAEAKINVKTHVKIKDTGTIRN; via the coding sequence TTGATTCGAAAATGGATATGGGTTTTAATTTGTTGTGTATATATAATTGGTTGTAGTCAAAGAATTCCTCTTGAGAAGGTTTCATTAATCCTGTTAATTGGCTTGGATAGAACCGCTAATGGAGACATAAAAGTTGGAACAAGTATACCACTCTTTCATCATAAGCAGCAAAAAAGTACTATAGAACATTGGACAAAAGCATCAACTGTATATACTGGATTCAGTAAGATAGATACGAAGTTAACGGGCTTTATGACAGCTTCCAAAGCTGAAATCATTTTAATTGGGAAAAAATTAGCGCAAGAAGCAAATTGGTTACAGGAGCTTGATTCTTCTTACCGTGATCCTTACGCTACCATTAATGCTAAAGTAGTACTTGTAGATGGGCCTGCAGAAGAAATTTTTAAAATTTATAAGCCTAGTAAACCATCACTATCATCTTATATAAATGGTGTAATCGAATCCTCAATTCAAAATAACCAATCCGTCTCTTCTACAATTCAGCAATTAATGAGAGAACAAAATGAAGATGGAATGACGCAAACTGTTCCAATTATCAAAAAAACAAAGAATGAAATCGACACAGTAGGAATTGCATTTTTAAATCGAAAAGGGAAATATTTAACTTATATCCCTAAAAAAGATGTTAAATTTTTCAATCTTTTAAATAAGTCAAAAAGTAACGGGCGAATGATAATACACCTTGCACTGCCTCCTAAAAATTCCAACAAAAAAACAAATACTTCTATCTTCGTACAGAACGCGACAAGGAAGGTAGATGTTACTTTTCAAAACGGAAAGTTTGTATTTAATCTCGATATATATGCTAATGTAGCTTTAATAGAAAAAACCAATCCGAATTTAATTAAGGGGTACTATGATAATAAAAAAAATATATATCATTTAAAAAGTGCTATTCAAAAAGAAATTAATAATAATTTACAAAATATATTAAATGAAATACAGCAGAATAAAATTGATCCAATCGGATTATCCCTATATGCTAGAGCTTTTCAATATAAAGAATGGAAAAAAGTAAAAGGAGATTGGTTGCAAGCGTTAGCAGAGGCTAAAATAAATGTAAAGACGCACGTCAAAATAAAAGATACTGGGACCATTAGAAATTAA
- a CDS encoding disulfide bond formation protein B produces MLIIQKYHIVIAWTIATSAMLIILFFSEWMKLPPCDLCWYQRMAMYPLVLILRIGMYRKDSHVSTYAFPFACIGLMLSVYQITIQAFPNSEMKICSVGVSCTKDYLNLFSFIVIPMLSFVGFLAIIILLYIKSDRETKEQTT; encoded by the coding sequence ATGTTAATCATTCAAAAGTATCACATTGTAATTGCTTGGACGATAGCTACTAGCGCAATGTTAATTATTTTGTTTTTTAGTGAGTGGATGAAGCTGCCACCATGTGATTTGTGCTGGTACCAAAGAATGGCCATGTATCCATTAGTATTAATATTGAGGATAGGGATGTATAGAAAAGATTCGCACGTAAGCACGTATGCATTTCCATTTGCGTGTATCGGTTTAATGTTATCTGTATATCAAATTACAATTCAAGCGTTTCCTAATAGTGAGATGAAGATTTGTTCAGTAGGAGTTTCTTGCACAAAAGATTACTTAAACTTATTCAGTTTCATCGTGATACCTATGTTATCTTTTGTTGGATTTTTAGCCATAATAATACTTCTATATATTAAATCTGATAGGGAGACAAAAGAACAAACAACATAG
- a CDS encoding ArsR/SmtB family transcription factor — translation MTTIQASNEMYKIPEADIELLKIMAHPVRLQIVKELERHKICNVTQLTELLDVPQSTVSQHLSKMRGKIFRSERRGLEMYYHIVNSKACQIVGVLGI, via the coding sequence ATGACAACTATTCAGGCAAGTAATGAAATGTACAAAATTCCAGAGGCGGATATAGAACTATTAAAAATTATGGCCCATCCAGTTAGATTACAAATTGTGAAGGAGTTAGAACGTCACAAAATTTGTAATGTAACACAGTTAACAGAGCTACTAGATGTGCCTCAATCTACCGTATCTCAGCATTTATCTAAAATGCGTGGGAAAATTTTTCGCTCGGAAAGAAGAGGATTAGAGATGTATTATCATATTGTGAATTCCAAGGCATGTCAGATTGTCGGAGTATTAGGTATTTAA